From Lolium perenne isolate Kyuss_39 chromosome 5, Kyuss_2.0, whole genome shotgun sequence, a single genomic window includes:
- the LOC139831726 gene encoding uncharacterized protein, with the protein MTRPLSFLRARWLRQDEEFAAVSRRNMENRGTGGTHCAGNRDYTRFKGKKVAEAPPGVVLHDAQIYDMMRTKQKPNPALPQPQYYGNAKAAKEDYCDMVKSRHPEVDDPLSIPVDEESLAPVNEGQHPHVNIIEIGGTKVQRQ; encoded by the exons atgacaaggcccttatcattccttagggcgaggtggctcaggcaggacgaggagtttgcagccgtgtcgaggcgtaacatggagaaccgaggcaccggtggcacacactgcgcgggaaaccgcgactacacccgcttcaaggggaaaaag gtggccgaggcaccacctggggtggtgcttcatgatgcccagatatatgacatgatgcggacgaagcagaagcccaatcccgcattgcctcagccacagtactacggcaatgccaaggccgccaaggaggactactgcgacatggtcaagtctcgtcaccccgaggtggatgaccccttgagcattccggtcgatgaggagtcgttg GCTCCGGTGAACGAAGGCCAACATCCGCATGTCAACATTATCGAAATCGGTGGGACCAAGGTGCAAAGGCAGTGA